In Pelodiscus sinensis isolate JC-2024 chromosome 2, ASM4963464v1, whole genome shotgun sequence, the following proteins share a genomic window:
- the LOC102458238 gene encoding serpin B6-like, giving the protein MDSDLSKANTNFALSLFKELSENANTQNLFFSPLSISSALAMVFLGAKGNTAAQMAKVLSLVKPEEIHDGYQSLISEINRPGTKYALRIANRLYGDKTCQILTTFIDSCQEFYYAEVERVDFCGDAEDSRKHINAWVEEKTEGKIQNLLAQGVVDSMTRLILVNAMYFKGNWATPFDKYGTVEMEFKINKDESKPVQMMFKRDEFKMGYIADFQTKVLELPYVDNETSMIILLPDEIQDNSTGLEQLERELTGEKLAKWINLEKMDVTTVEVSLPRFKLEQTYNLKPVLRSMGMTDIFDETKVDLSGMSAKNDLVLSEAVHKSFVEVNEEGTEAAAATGVAFTLCCLWTGPRFTADHPFLFFLRHTTTGNILFYGRFCSP; this is encoded by the exons ATGGATTCAGACCTCAGTAAAGCAAACACCAACTTTGCACTCAGCCTATTCAAAGAGCTGAGTGAAAATGCCAATACACAGAATTTATTCTTTTCTCCTTTGAGTATCTCCTCTGCTTTGGCCATGGTTTTTTTGGGTGCAAAAGGTAACACTGCAGCCCAGATGGCAAAG GTGCTTTCTTTGGTCAAACCTGAAGAGATTCATGATGGGTATCAGTCACTTATTTCTGAAATTAACAGACCAGGCACTAAGTATGCGCTTAGGATTGCCAACCGGCTCTATGGGGATAAGACTTGTCAAATTCTTACA ACATTTATAGATTCTTGCCAGGAATTCTACTATGCAGAGGTAGAACGAGTTGACTTCTGTGGAGATGCAGAAGATTCCAGAAAACATATAAACGCCTGGGTAGAAGAAAAAACTGAAG GTAAAATCCAGAATCTGCTGGCTCAGGGTGTTGTTGATTCCATGACCCGACTAATCTTGGTGAATGCCATGTACTTCAAAGGCAATTGGGCAACTCCATTCGACAAATATGGGACAGTGGAAATGGAATTTAAAATTAACAAG gatgaaaGCAAACCAGTGCAAATGATGTTCAAGAGAGATGAATTTAAGATGGGATACATAGCAGACTTTCAGACCAAAGTCCTTGAGCTCCCTTATGTTGATAATGAGACTAGTATGATTATCCTGCTTCCTGATGAAATCCAAGATAATTCCACTGGCCTGGAACAG CTGGAAAGAGAACTTACCGGTGAGAAACTTGCAAAGTGGATAAATCTAGAGAAGATGGACGTCACTACAGTGGAGGTGTCTTTACCCAGATTTAAATTGGAGCAAACTTACAATTTGAAGCCTGTACTGAGAAGCATGGGAATGACTGATATATTTGATGAAACGAAGGTGGATTTATCTGGAATgtcggccaagaatgaccttgttCTGTCTGAGGCTGTTCACAAGTCCTTTGTGGAGGTGAATGAAGAAGGCACCGAGGCAGCAGCTGCTACTGGAGTAGCTTTCACGTTGTGTTGTTTATGGACTGGACCACGGTTCACTGCTGACCatccttttctcttctttctccggCACACCACCACTGGCAACATCCTGTTCTATGGCAGATTTTGTTCCCCCTAA